The Bdellovibrio sp. ZAP7 DNA segment TGATACGCGCCAAGATATTTAGCATGCGAATCTTGCCTTTTTGTTTGATGGAGCAAGAACCTTGCAGACCACACGCCATCGAATTCTTTTTGCACACACGGATCAAAGCTTTTCCACCTTGACCATGCAAAGTGACTTTTTCAGAATCAGGGCAAGATTTTTTATCTTCATCAAATACTGGGAAGAAATAAACTGTCGGTGTGAGTTTCGCAGTCCCCTTCACGTCAGCTGCTGCAGGACGATCTTTATTGATCTGCTCCTCAGAGACCGTGCCATGCGTGGGTGTCGTCTCGGCTTCGAAAGTCGCTGGCTGTGTTGGCAGCGTCGAAGTGTTTTCTTCCACTGCGGGTGGATTTGTGGGAGCTGGAAAATCCTCGGGTTTGCCGACGGTCGCGTGCTCCGTAGGAAGGGTTGTTCTCCAGTCATCGGAATTATCATCAGTCTGGATTCTTTGGTGATTCAATGCGATTCGACCGCTGTCATCAGACTGCGTATTATATGAGGCAAATTGGTCGGCAGATCCACAAGCGGATAAAGCCATGGTTCCCACGACTCCCAACAAGGTAAAAATCCGTCTCAATTGCATGCGACCTCCAAAGATGAACAGGGCTTAAAAGTACCAGACATATGACAAAGAAACGAAGCCTTTTTTATGACTGAAAACAAGTGAAATGCTGTGCCGAAAAATGGTACTTTTTGTCTCTATCATGCCAGCAATTATTGACCTCCACCCGGTGTTGATTTTATGGTCATCGTGACGGCGATCATTGCTAATTCCGCATATTTACCCGATAACGTTCTCAGCACATGTTAGGAGTCTGTACACATGGAGCTCGATCGGCAAATCACTTGTAAATACTGTCAAAGCCCCTCAAATGGAGCTGAGTACTGCTGTGAAGCCTGCAAGGTCCTAGATACCCAGGTTGGGCCCCTCAAATTGGCCCCCAAAAACCCCTTTGCTCACCTGGATCAACCACAATTTAAAGCGCTTTATAAACAAGATGAATGCAAAGATTACGACTACCTTATTTTCGCCGAGGGCATGCACTGCTCATCTTGTGTGCATCTTTTAGAAAAGCTACCTGAATTTTGCCCTGGAATTTTGGAAGCTCGCGCTAATTTTGGTCAATCAACAATTGCCGTGAAGTTAAGTGAGACAGGTTCTTTGGCAAAAGCGGTGCAAAGTATCGCTGAACTTGGTTACGATCCCAAAATCTTGAGTCCTGAGGACAACCTTCAGGAGAAATACAAAGAAGAAAATCGCACTTTCTTAAAACGAATTGCTGTAGCTGGCTTCTGTGCAGGGAACATCATGCTTTTCACAATTCCGATTTATGCGGGCTTGGAAAGCTCTTGGGCGTATGTTTTTAACGGCATTTCTTTGGCACTGTTCTTACCGATTCTATGCTATAGCGCGGTTCCTTTTTATCAAGGCACATTGAATGCTTTAAAATTCCGCATGATGAATGTGGATCTGCCAATCACAATCGCCATGCTCAGTGGATTTGCCTTTTCCACTTGGAATTTATTCCACAAACG contains these protein-coding regions:
- a CDS encoding 3D domain-containing protein, which encodes MQLRRIFTLLGVVGTMALSACGSADQFASYNTQSDDSGRIALNHQRIQTDDNSDDWRTTLPTEHATVGKPEDFPAPTNPPAVEENTSTLPTQPATFEAETTPTHGTVSEEQINKDRPAAADVKGTAKLTPTVYFFPVFDEDKKSCPDSEKVTLHGQGGKALIRVCKKNSMACGLQGSCSIKQKGKIRMLNILARIKGQNRYFEINREECKYGYGDRTVCLDPFHTLAADLTVYKLGEVIYIPSVIGLILPDGTLHDGYFIIRDKGSGINGRGRFDFYSGFVPWYEKTNPFNRIGLADKNTAVPYLRITGAKAKEIQARRAYPRIPADNQPLK